In one Stenotrophomonas maltophilia genomic region, the following are encoded:
- a CDS encoding Ref family protein, whose protein sequence is MWSKAPPPTREEAGRIELAKTGPCMACLSLQMQNLLEPGLVVYGCDYNHAKSGNLRRGHMFGYALCKWHHQRYPMEGNTFATMRQIYGPSLMDGSRTFHETYGSDDELIANQTYVNELRAAA, encoded by the coding sequence ATGTGGTCGAAGGCACCGCCGCCGACGAGGGAAGAAGCGGGGCGGATCGAGCTGGCCAAGACCGGCCCCTGCATGGCCTGTCTGTCGCTTCAGATGCAGAACCTGCTGGAGCCAGGGCTGGTGGTCTATGGCTGCGACTACAACCACGCCAAGAGCGGGAACCTGCGGCGCGGCCACATGTTCGGCTACGCGCTCTGCAAGTGGCACCACCAGCGCTACCCGATGGAGGGAAACACCTTCGCGACGATGCGCCAGATCTACGGCCCGAGCCTGATGGATGGATCGCGGACCTTCCACGAGACGTACGGCTCCGATGACGAGCTGATTGCGAATCAGACCTACGTGAACGAACTGAGGGCAGCAGCATGA
- a CDS encoding terminase large subunit codes for MAIDYAQEAVEDRKGKAFGLLIRQAAKRFLDDLNRAKKRGAPFTFSPEHAAHACGFIELLPHVEGSWETAEIRLHRSHVFFVVQLFGFRKLDGTRRFTSALFAVARKNAKSTLASAILLYCQCCENEEGAQVISAATTFPQASIIFNVAKRMVEKTPDLREAYGLETWAKSISRMEIGASFKPIHAKASTQDGLNPSHVGLDEIHAHKTPDLLNVLQSAAGARRNPLWLFTTTEGYTNPGPWAEIRQFVKQLLAGVFKHTADHYLAVFYAVDEEDEDFDEASWRKANPLMEVNPHLLGAIRKEAVEAKAMPSKLAEFQIKRLNRPASAANGWVALRKWAACTGVVDLEALKDVPCWGGLDLASTSDLTSFRLVWRVDGKIITWGRRWVPEEAVKQRTERGTVPYAGWVASGHLETTEGEVTDYAHIERSILDVVARFNVQSIAFDSWNATEVVGRLLAAGVPMVQFIQGPKSYHPAMQELERAYVSKRLVHDGDPVLTWCASNLVARRDQNMNMAPDKKRSSEKIDDMTALLMAIGLSITPEDGQGDLDGFFSNPIVV; via the coding sequence GTGGCCATCGACTATGCACAGGAGGCAGTGGAGGACCGAAAGGGTAAAGCGTTCGGGCTGCTGATTCGTCAAGCAGCCAAGCGGTTTCTGGATGACCTGAACCGAGCGAAGAAGCGGGGCGCTCCGTTCACGTTTTCACCGGAGCATGCAGCCCATGCCTGCGGCTTCATTGAGCTACTTCCTCACGTAGAGGGATCGTGGGAGACGGCAGAGATCCGGTTGCACAGGTCGCATGTCTTCTTCGTGGTCCAGCTATTCGGCTTCAGGAAGCTTGATGGAACGCGACGCTTCACGTCGGCGCTGTTCGCGGTGGCACGAAAGAATGCCAAGTCCACCCTGGCATCGGCGATTCTCCTGTACTGCCAGTGCTGCGAGAACGAGGAAGGCGCCCAGGTCATTTCGGCCGCGACGACCTTTCCGCAGGCGTCGATCATCTTCAACGTTGCCAAGCGGATGGTGGAGAAGACGCCGGACCTTCGGGAGGCCTATGGCCTTGAGACCTGGGCCAAGTCGATCAGCCGCATGGAGATTGGCGCCAGCTTCAAGCCTATCCACGCGAAGGCAAGCACGCAGGACGGATTGAACCCATCCCACGTTGGACTGGACGAGATCCACGCTCACAAGACGCCGGACCTGCTGAACGTTCTCCAGTCTGCAGCGGGTGCACGCCGCAATCCGCTTTGGCTGTTCACCACGACTGAGGGCTACACCAATCCCGGCCCTTGGGCAGAGATCAGGCAGTTCGTGAAGCAGCTGCTCGCCGGCGTGTTCAAGCACACCGCCGATCACTATCTGGCTGTCTTCTACGCGGTCGACGAAGAGGACGAGGATTTCGACGAGGCGAGTTGGCGAAAGGCCAACCCTCTGATGGAGGTAAATCCTCACCTCTTGGGCGCGATCCGAAAGGAGGCGGTCGAGGCAAAGGCCATGCCTTCCAAGCTGGCTGAGTTCCAGATCAAGCGGCTGAATCGGCCGGCCTCCGCGGCAAACGGCTGGGTGGCTCTCCGCAAGTGGGCGGCCTGCACTGGAGTTGTCGACCTAGAGGCGCTGAAGGACGTTCCATGCTGGGGCGGCCTGGACTTGGCCAGCACCAGCGACCTGACATCGTTCCGGCTGGTCTGGCGCGTGGATGGAAAGATCATCACCTGGGGCCGTCGCTGGGTTCCAGAGGAGGCGGTTAAGCAGCGGACTGAGCGAGGGACTGTCCCCTACGCGGGCTGGGTCGCCTCGGGGCACCTCGAAACCACTGAGGGAGAGGTCACCGATTACGCTCACATCGAAAGGTCGATCCTGGACGTTGTTGCTCGCTTCAACGTGCAGTCGATCGCCTTCGATAGCTGGAACGCGACAGAGGTTGTCGGCCGGCTGCTAGCCGCCGGTGTTCCGATGGTCCAGTTCATTCAGGGGCCGAAGTCATACCACCCAGCCATGCAGGAGCTTGAGCGCGCCTATGTGAGCAAGCGCCTGGTCCATGACGGAGACCCGGTGCTGACCTGGTGTGCGTCGAACCTGGTGGCGCGGCGGGACCAGAACATGAATATGGCCCCCGACAAGAAGCGATCGAGCGAAAAGATCGACGACATGACCGCGCTGCTGATGGCGATTGGCTTATCCATTACTCCTGAAGATGGCCAGGGCGACCTGGACGGCTTCTTCTCAAATCCAATCGTGGTGTGA
- a CDS encoding HNH endonuclease, with the protein MPRRAPKHNAMPRQAAVHVPPEAVRQTTAERGYGSRWQRARATFLLRHPLCAECQRSGHVTVAAVVDHITPHKGSQALFWDTDNWQPLCKPCHDRKTATEDGGFGNERGASWRAGRPNLNGRT; encoded by the coding sequence ATGCCACGCCGCGCGCCGAAGCACAACGCCATGCCACGGCAGGCGGCGGTGCACGTGCCGCCAGAGGCAGTGAGGCAGACCACGGCTGAGCGAGGCTATGGCAGCCGATGGCAGCGCGCCCGCGCGACGTTCCTGCTCAGGCACCCGCTCTGCGCTGAGTGCCAGCGGTCGGGCCACGTAACTGTCGCGGCGGTGGTCGACCACATCACCCCGCACAAGGGCAGCCAGGCGCTGTTCTGGGACACCGACAACTGGCAACCGCTCTGCAAGCCCTGCCATGACCGCAAGACCGCGACCGAGGATGGCGGGTTCGGCAACGAGCGGGGCGCCTCATGGCGCGCCGGTCGGCCGAACCTGAACGGGCGAACCTGA
- a CDS encoding glycoside hydrolase family 19 protein has product MILTASTIQQAVGCSSAVAAQWAQPLTDACKAFGISTPKRVAAFLAQVGHESASLTRTVENLNYGAQGMADTWPSRYAVDPKAKPRKPNDLARALERKPVAIGNNAYANRLGNGSEASGDGYRYRGRGPIQNTGRANYAAIRDALRAKGIKGVPDFEAQPEVLEQPKWGALAAGAFWDARSLNKLADASRFDEITERVNGGKIGAADRKARYARALKALSA; this is encoded by the coding sequence ATGATCCTGACCGCCTCGACAATCCAGCAGGCGGTCGGCTGCAGTTCGGCCGTGGCCGCCCAGTGGGCCCAGCCCCTGACCGACGCCTGCAAGGCGTTCGGCATCAGCACCCCGAAGCGGGTGGCAGCGTTCCTCGCGCAGGTCGGTCATGAGTCGGCGAGCCTGACCCGGACCGTCGAGAACCTGAACTACGGCGCGCAGGGCATGGCCGACACCTGGCCCAGCCGCTACGCCGTTGACCCCAAGGCCAAGCCGAGGAAGCCGAACGACCTGGCGCGCGCGCTCGAACGGAAGCCGGTTGCGATCGGCAACAACGCTTACGCCAATCGGCTGGGCAACGGCTCGGAGGCGAGTGGCGATGGCTACCGCTATCGCGGCCGTGGTCCGATCCAGAACACCGGCCGGGCCAACTATGCGGCGATCCGCGACGCTTTGCGGGCGAAGGGCATCAAGGGTGTTCCGGACTTCGAAGCCCAGCCCGAGGTGCTGGAGCAGCCGAAATGGGGCGCTCTCGCGGCCGGTGCATTCTGGGATGCCCGATCCCTGAACAAGCTGGCGGACGCCAGCCGCTTCGACGAGATCACGGAGCGAGTCAACGGTGGGAAGATCGGTGCCGCCGACCGAAAGGCGCGCTACGCACGTGCGCTGAAGGCGCTGTCAGCATGA
- a CDS encoding helix-turn-helix domain-containing protein has protein sequence MSFEAFAWAARQKVTSTQKLVLLMLAERHNKDTGHCRPSHDKLAEDCGLSRRSVIDQIQKLAEAGYITILARANGNVRLANQYLLNFHFGVQAQPKEPENDPYLVVKDVHHGVVKDVPPVVNEVHQGSAPAAHEPGIEPGKEPKKQKRRASASAASAAPLDFTSWPSEPSPQVLADWLHHRRTCRASVTPTVLANFGRELHRAAAMGFTVDDCLSKCCTRGWRGFEASWLQRDLSTTTRNSGATHASPQHGSADRTEQLEQQFYAQRGDGGHGGGAGFGSGDVVDAEFAVVG, from the coding sequence ATGAGCTTCGAAGCGTTCGCCTGGGCCGCACGTCAGAAGGTGACCAGCACCCAGAAGCTGGTGCTGCTGATGTTGGCCGAGCGCCACAACAAGGACACGGGGCATTGCCGACCGAGCCACGACAAGCTGGCTGAGGACTGCGGGCTTTCCCGACGTTCGGTGATTGACCAGATCCAGAAGCTGGCCGAGGCCGGTTACATCACGATCCTGGCGCGAGCCAACGGCAACGTGCGGCTGGCGAATCAGTACCTGCTCAACTTCCACTTTGGCGTGCAAGCCCAGCCGAAGGAGCCCGAGAACGACCCCTATCTGGTGGTGAAGGACGTTCACCACGGGGTAGTGAAGGACGTTCCTCCGGTGGTGAACGAGGTGCACCAGGGTAGTGCACCAGCTGCACACGAACCAGGAATAGAACCAGGAAAGGAACCTAAGAAGCAAAAGCGGCGCGCAAGCGCGTCTGCCGCCAGCGCCGCGCCGCTGGACTTCACCAGCTGGCCGTCCGAGCCGTCGCCGCAGGTTCTGGCCGACTGGCTGCATCACCGTCGGACCTGCCGCGCGTCGGTGACCCCGACGGTGCTGGCCAACTTCGGCCGCGAACTGCATCGGGCAGCCGCCATGGGGTTCACCGTCGACGACTGCCTCAGCAAGTGCTGCACCCGCGGCTGGCGCGGCTTCGAGGCGTCCTGGCTTCAACGCGATCTGTCGACCACAACCCGCAACTCCGGAGCAACCCATGCAAGCCCTCAACACGGTTCTGCCGACCGCACCGAGCAGCTCGAACAGCAGTTCTACGCCCAACGCGGAGACGGTGGCCACGGTGGCGGCGCTGGGTTCGGGTCAGGCGATGTCGTCGACGCCGAGTTCGCTGTCGTCGGCTGA
- a CDS encoding winged helix-turn-helix domain-containing protein has protein sequence MNTPARSTDIETSHAAAAYAVRSGLQAAQQDQAAGAVTAHPGMTSNELSQATSLDRYMLARRLPELMKEGRVWRGPNKPCSVSGRTACTWWPVAPGQNLQLAV, from the coding sequence ATGAACACCCCTGCTCGCTCCACCGATATCGAGACCAGCCACGCCGCCGCTGCATACGCGGTCAGGAGCGGCCTGCAGGCCGCCCAGCAGGACCAGGCTGCCGGCGCGGTCACTGCCCATCCTGGCATGACCAGCAACGAGCTGTCTCAGGCCACGAGCCTCGACCGCTACATGCTCGCCCGCCGCTTGCCGGAGCTGATGAAAGAGGGGCGCGTCTGGCGCGGCCCGAACAAGCCTTGCTCGGTCAGTGGCCGCACTGCGTGCACCTGGTGGCCGGTGGCTCCGGGTCAGAACCTTCAGCTGGCGGTATGA
- a CDS encoding transcriptional regulator, translating into MRGMDSNRTLQKAIDAAGSQQRLAEFLGIRSASISEWKVRGRVPAERVLAVEECTGVSRHELRPDVFGPGAGVALQDQPRPTVAEQIRSEVDTRISKRALRARLGLSADKQLAKVLGLPLEQVEAWPEEGALPALPEIQRLLGVQEQPQAQPAPQDPDENRIIPVEAA; encoded by the coding sequence ATGCGGGGTATGGACTCAAATCGAACCCTACAGAAGGCCATTGACGCCGCTGGGAGTCAGCAGCGTCTTGCTGAGTTCCTTGGCATTCGTTCCGCCTCAATCAGCGAGTGGAAAGTGAGGGGGAGGGTCCCGGCCGAACGCGTGCTGGCGGTGGAGGAGTGCACTGGAGTCTCCCGCCACGAGCTCCGGCCCGATGTGTTCGGCCCAGGCGCGGGTGTTGCGCTGCAGGACCAGCCGCGGCCGACGGTAGCCGAACAGATCCGTAGCGAGGTGGACACCCGGATTAGCAAGCGCGCGCTGCGCGCGCGGCTGGGCCTGTCGGCGGACAAGCAGCTGGCCAAGGTGCTGGGCCTGCCCCTGGAGCAGGTGGAGGCCTGGCCGGAAGAGGGCGCCTTGCCGGCGCTGCCGGAGATCCAGCGCCTGCTGGGTGTCCAGGAACAACCGCAGGCGCAGCCGGCGCCGCAGGACCCGGACGAGAACCGAATCATCCCCGTGGAGGCTGCCTGA
- a CDS encoding phage regulatory CII family protein, protein MNWLDVLYNSVRKTPGGVVDAAAYLADRRGKSMHPETLRAKLRGLEGESVTIEHAELLTEWMQEKAGGGEYALEWMQALAGQFGMAVDAVPPPPEGGWSDEIGAIQTKLLEITSRVGRLSGTAVEAMSDRRIDSDEAELMVSEVRALRTMAHRLERNVARAAAKGRKERGR, encoded by the coding sequence TTGAACTGGCTGGACGTGCTCTACAACTCCGTGCGTAAGACGCCCGGCGGCGTGGTGGACGCAGCTGCCTACCTGGCCGACCGCCGCGGCAAGTCGATGCACCCGGAGACGCTGCGCGCGAAGCTGCGCGGCCTGGAGGGTGAGTCGGTGACGATCGAGCACGCCGAGCTGCTGACCGAGTGGATGCAGGAGAAGGCGGGCGGCGGCGAGTACGCGCTGGAGTGGATGCAGGCGCTGGCCGGCCAGTTCGGCATGGCCGTCGACGCGGTTCCGCCGCCGCCGGAGGGTGGCTGGTCGGATGAGATCGGCGCCATCCAGACGAAGCTGCTGGAGATCACTTCTCGCGTGGGCCGGTTGTCCGGCACCGCCGTTGAGGCCATGTCGGACCGCCGCATCGATAGCGACGAGGCCGAGCTGATGGTGAGCGAGGTCCGTGCGCTGCGCACGATGGCGCACCGGCTGGAGCGGAACGTCGCTCGCGCGGCCGCGAAGGGTCGGAAGGAAAGGGGCCGCTGA
- a CDS encoding P27 family phage terminase small subunit: MRGRKPTAPALKVIAGTARPDREAPDAPEFDLIDVFPDPPQHLNVNGAAMWNDLGPQLVAAKVLQTVDLYALQQLCYAWQVQVAKQMAGVDITAAEQTALKALMSEFGMTPASRRKVSSGGVEKKPGNKFGALATPGK; encoded by the coding sequence ATGAGAGGACGGAAGCCGACCGCTCCGGCCCTCAAGGTGATTGCCGGAACCGCCCGGCCGGACCGTGAGGCGCCGGACGCTCCCGAGTTCGACCTGATCGACGTGTTCCCCGACCCGCCGCAGCACCTGAACGTCAACGGGGCTGCAATGTGGAATGACCTGGGACCCCAGCTGGTGGCAGCCAAGGTTCTCCAGACCGTGGACCTGTATGCACTGCAGCAGCTCTGCTACGCCTGGCAGGTCCAAGTCGCCAAGCAGATGGCAGGGGTGGATATCACAGCGGCTGAACAGACCGCGCTGAAGGCGCTGATGTCCGAGTTCGGGATGACGCCGGCGAGCAGACGCAAGGTGAGTTCTGGTGGTGTCGAGAAAAAGCCCGGCAACAAGTTCGGCGCCCTCGCGACGCCCGGCAAGTAG
- a CDS encoding lysis system i-spanin subunit Rz codes for MNRIAIYLLVLVAWSAGMFGVGWAWRGDRAETGEARQAAGASAGQVQQLIETRSVEHIQAEALATIGAKHEEDRTTATAVPAAVVADLRAGRLQLRDDLATCNTSLLSQAVAGAVERDAHAELRAEVAGTAVQIGRDADDHVRASQAVIEADRSPGPG; via the coding sequence GTGAACCGCATCGCCATCTATCTGCTGGTGCTTGTCGCCTGGTCTGCCGGCATGTTCGGTGTCGGCTGGGCCTGGCGCGGTGACCGGGCCGAGACCGGGGAAGCCCGGCAGGCGGCCGGCGCCAGTGCCGGGCAAGTCCAGCAGCTTATCGAGACCCGTTCCGTCGAACACATCCAGGCCGAGGCGCTGGCCACCATCGGAGCCAAGCATGAAGAAGACCGCACCACGGCCACTGCCGTCCCTGCTGCTGTTGTGGCTGACCTGCGCGCTGGGCGTCTCCAGCTGCGCGACGACCTCGCCACCTGCAATACCAGCCTCCTGTCCCAAGCCGTCGCCGGCGCCGTCGAACGTGATGCGCACGCCGAACTACGAGCAGAGGTTGCGGGAACTGCTGTTCAAATCGGCCGCGACGCCGACGACCACGTCCGCGCCAGCCAAGCCGTAATCGAGGCGGACCGAAGCCCCGGACCAGGCTGA